The following are encoded together in the Poseidonibacter lekithochrous genome:
- a CDS encoding MutS-related protein, protein MREEVQALLDDKKSLLTITYFKLQQLFEKKYGENTVVLMEIGTFFEVYEVNNDEEQIGKAKEIAELLNIQLTRKNKTILENSKENPIMAGVPAISLEKHLSRIISEQKYTVVIIKQRGLPPKVSRYLDTVVSPGTNFDFVLDQDENNITSLVVEQIKGIYLVGYSAIDVTTGKCYYNEIHGTSEDKFYALDEVFNYMNMHKTNEVIVSFADKTINEKEVIDYLELKLKTFHLGSFRPKINYQNELFKNVFDIQSLLTAIEHLDMERVPLSTESLAVLIDFVIGHDSNIIQKLSLPQKLDVSKYIYLGNNALEQLNVIETSHNPSLIKLMNNTSTAMGKRLLKERLTHPVKDSKEILRRFNLSKELFDYHGPIENELANIYDIERLTRRIKLARLHPFELNYLYDSLLSIKEVVTFMENYKFLTPPCSSAELSLFIQSIDSTFDLSISGKYMLKDVEANMVCKGINTQIDELSSQNSVLRSKLELLRLHVLGFLNASEDSNFVNINRLDKEGFFLTMTKNRYNLIKEDLQNSHIIIDDDLLLFKDFTVKVQTNSVKIFCKLTDSVSDKYVHNLKKIVELNKLVFKEKLAEFEKKFSLLLEELVQFIAEVDLTVSNIKTAKKYNYVCPKIVKTKDEENFIELIDLRHPIIEANEEQGIYVPNDIILGELSYASKEYKDNVIIKNSNPINTKNNNMHGVLLYGINSSGKSSLMKSIGIAVILAQAGFYVPCKSMRFSIFDAVYTRISGADNIAKGLSSFAVEMLELKNIFNRATKNSLVLGDEISHSTETMSGLSIVASAILKLAKLESIFVFATHLHQLPELPEIERLKNIISLHLSVMYKDDEDKLIFDRKLAYGSGSSMYGLEYARSLHMDKEFLSVANDIRKKLTDDYSAIERLSQKKTSKYNKNVFAATCVICGKACDDVHHIKEQARANKDGFIEHINQNHKYNLIPLCKEHHKMVHDGSINVNGFVATSSGLELHYTMLDK, encoded by the coding sequence GTGAGAGAAGAAGTTCAAGCCCTATTAGATGATAAAAAATCTTTATTAACAATAACATATTTTAAACTTCAACAACTTTTTGAAAAAAAGTATGGTGAGAATACAGTAGTTCTTATGGAAATAGGAACATTTTTTGAAGTTTATGAAGTTAATAATGACGAAGAACAAATTGGTAAAGCAAAAGAAATTGCTGAACTATTAAATATTCAATTAACTAGAAAGAATAAAACAATTCTAGAAAACTCAAAAGAAAACCCAATAATGGCAGGAGTTCCTGCAATTTCCCTTGAAAAACATCTTTCAAGAATTATTTCAGAGCAAAAATATACAGTTGTAATTATTAAACAAAGAGGTTTACCTCCAAAAGTTAGCAGATATCTAGATACAGTTGTATCTCCTGGAACAAACTTTGATTTTGTATTAGACCAAGATGAAAATAATATTACTTCTTTAGTGGTTGAACAAATTAAAGGTATTTATTTAGTTGGATACTCTGCTATTGATGTAACAACTGGAAAATGTTATTACAATGAAATTCATGGAACAAGTGAAGATAAGTTTTATGCTTTAGATGAAGTATTTAATTATATGAATATGCATAAAACAAATGAAGTAATTGTATCTTTTGCTGATAAAACTATTAATGAAAAAGAAGTTATTGATTATTTAGAATTAAAACTGAAAACTTTTCATTTAGGATCTTTTAGACCTAAAATTAATTATCAAAATGAACTATTTAAAAATGTGTTTGATATTCAATCTTTATTAACAGCAATTGAGCATTTAGATATGGAACGAGTTCCCTTGTCAACTGAATCACTTGCTGTGTTAATTGATTTTGTAATAGGGCATGATTCAAATATCATACAAAAACTTTCACTTCCTCAAAAATTAGATGTAAGTAAATATATTTATTTAGGTAATAACGCCTTAGAGCAGTTAAATGTAATTGAAACTAGTCATAATCCATCATTGATTAAACTAATGAATAATACATCAACAGCAATGGGGAAAAGACTTTTAAAAGAAAGACTTACTCACCCTGTAAAAGATTCAAAAGAGATATTAAGAAGATTTAATTTATCAAAAGAGTTGTTTGATTATCATGGTCCAATTGAGAATGAGTTAGCGAATATTTATGATATTGAAAGACTTACAAGAAGAATAAAATTAGCTAGACTTCATCCTTTTGAATTAAATTATCTTTATGACTCATTACTTAGTATAAAAGAAGTAGTTACATTTATGGAGAATTATAAGTTTTTAACTCCTCCTTGCTCTTCTGCTGAATTATCACTATTTATTCAATCAATTGATTCTACATTTGATTTAAGTATTTCTGGAAAGTATATGCTTAAAGATGTAGAAGCAAATATGGTTTGCAAAGGTATTAATACTCAAATCGATGAATTAAGTTCTCAAAATAGTGTATTACGTTCTAAACTTGAACTTTTAAGGCTTCATGTTTTAGGTTTTCTAAATGCTTCTGAAGATTCTAATTTTGTAAATATTAATAGATTAGATAAAGAAGGTTTCTTCTTAACTATGACAAAAAATAGATACAACTTAATAAAAGAAGACTTACAAAATTCTCATATTATTATAGATGATGATTTACTTTTATTCAAAGATTTCACTGTAAAAGTACAAACAAACTCTGTTAAGATTTTTTGTAAACTTACTGATTCTGTAAGTGATAAATATGTACATAATCTTAAGAAAATTGTTGAATTAAATAAATTAGTATTTAAAGAAAAATTAGCAGAATTTGAAAAGAAGTTCTCATTATTACTAGAAGAATTAGTTCAGTTTATTGCGGAAGTTGATTTAACAGTTTCTAATATTAAAACAGCAAAAAAATATAATTATGTTTGTCCTAAAATTGTAAAAACAAAAGATGAAGAAAACTTCATTGAATTAATAGACTTAAGACACCCAATTATTGAAGCAAATGAAGAACAAGGTATTTATGTACCTAATGATATTATCTTAGGAGAATTGTCTTATGCTTCAAAAGAGTATAAAGATAATGTGATTATTAAAAATTCAAACCCAATTAATACTAAAAACAATAATATGCACGGAGTATTATTATATGGTATTAACTCTTCTGGTAAATCTTCATTAATGAAATCAATTGGTATTGCAGTTATTTTAGCTCAAGCTGGATTTTATGTACCGTGTAAATCTATGAGATTCTCAATTTTTGATGCAGTGTATACAAGAATATCTGGAGCTGATAATATTGCTAAAGGTTTATCTTCTTTTGCCGTTGAGATGTTAGAATTAAAAAATATATTTAACAGAGCTACTAAAAATTCCCTTGTTTTAGGTGATGAAATCTCACATAGTACCGAGACAATGAGTGGATTATCTATTGTTGCTAGTGCTATTTTAAAACTCGCAAAACTAGAGTCTATTTTTGTATTTGCTACACATTTACATCAATTACCAGAGTTACCAGAAATTGAACGACTTAAAAATATAATTTCACTTCATTTATCTGTAATGTATAAAGATGATGAAGATAAATTAATTTTTGATAGAAAATTAGCTTACGGAAGTGGTTCATCTATGTATGGTTTAGAGTATGCAAGATCACTTCATATGGATAAAGAGTTTTTATCTGTAGCAAATGATATTAGAAAAAAACTAACAGATGATTACTCTGCAATTGAGAGATTATCTCAAAAGAAAACTTCAAAGTACAATAAAAATGTTTTTGCTGCTACTTGTGTTATTTGTGGAAAAGCTTGTGATGATGTTCATCATATTAAAGAGCAAGCCAGAGCAAATAAAGATGGATTTATTGAACACATAAATCAAAATCATAAATATAATCTAATACCTTTATGTAAAGAACATCATAAGATGGTACATGATGGAAGTATTAATGTTAATGGTTTTGTTGCAACTTCTTCTGGATTAGAATTACATTACACTATGTTAGATAAATAG